Proteins from a single region of Pseudomonas ekonensis:
- the efeB gene encoding iron uptake transporter deferrochelatase/peroxidase subunit, producing MNDSEDFNLQRRRLLMGMGAAGVALAGSALSCPAMAAAAEPAQVTEAPSSDKTQDRHDFHGVHQTGIVTPRPVAGMLVAFDVLATDRDDLERLFRTLNERIAFLMKGGPVAQVDPKLPPPDSGILGPVVTPDNLTITVSVGESLFDERFGLAAAKPKRLVRMVGFPNDALEADCCHGDLSLQFCSNTADTNIHALRDIVKNLPDLLLVRWKQEGSVPPQAPAKPGTPAQSARNFLGFRDGSANPDSTDASVMDRVVWVQPGSDEPAWAAHGSYQAVRIIRNFVERWDRTPLQEQESIIGRVKTTGAPIGAHHETQVPDYAQDPHGKLTKLDAHIRLANPRTAATQANLILRRPFNYSNGVNKNGQLDMGLLFICYQADLEKGFITVQTRLNGEPLEEYLKPVGGGYFFTLPGVTGDKDFIGRSLLNATQPKTTA from the coding sequence ATGAACGATTCAGAAGACTTCAACCTGCAACGCCGCCGCCTCCTGATGGGGATGGGCGCCGCCGGCGTTGCGCTGGCCGGCTCCGCCCTGAGCTGCCCGGCGATGGCCGCAGCGGCCGAACCTGCGCAAGTGACCGAAGCGCCCAGCAGCGACAAGACCCAGGACCGTCACGACTTCCATGGCGTGCACCAGACCGGCATCGTCACCCCGCGTCCGGTCGCCGGCATGCTGGTGGCCTTCGACGTGCTGGCCACCGACCGTGACGACCTGGAGCGCCTGTTCCGCACCCTCAACGAGCGGATCGCGTTCCTGATGAAGGGCGGCCCGGTGGCCCAGGTCGACCCGAAACTGCCGCCGCCGGATTCCGGCATCCTGGGACCGGTGGTGACGCCGGACAACCTGACGATCACCGTCTCGGTGGGCGAATCGCTGTTCGACGAGCGTTTCGGCCTGGCCGCCGCCAAGCCCAAGCGGCTGGTGCGCATGGTCGGTTTCCCCAACGACGCCCTGGAAGCCGACTGCTGCCACGGCGACCTCAGCCTGCAGTTCTGCTCCAACACCGCCGACACCAACATCCACGCCCTGCGCGACATCGTGAAGAACCTGCCGGACCTGTTGCTGGTGCGCTGGAAGCAGGAAGGCAGCGTGCCGCCCCAGGCCCCGGCCAAACCCGGTACGCCGGCGCAGTCGGCCCGCAACTTCCTGGGGTTCCGCGACGGCTCGGCCAACCCGGACTCCACCGACGCGAGCGTCATGGACCGCGTCGTCTGGGTGCAGCCGGGCAGCGACGAACCGGCCTGGGCCGCCCACGGCAGCTATCAGGCGGTGCGGATCATCCGCAATTTCGTCGAGCGCTGGGACCGCACGCCGCTGCAGGAGCAGGAAAGCATCATCGGCCGGGTGAAGACCACCGGCGCCCCGATAGGCGCCCATCACGAGACCCAAGTGCCGGACTACGCCCAGGATCCCCACGGCAAGCTGACCAAGCTCGACGCCCACATCCGCCTGGCCAACCCGCGCACCGCCGCCACCCAGGCCAACCTGATCCTGCGCCGGCCGTTCAACTATTCCAACGGCGTGAACAAGAACGGCCAGCTCGACATGGGCCTGCTGTTCATCTGCTACCAGGCCGACCTGGAAAAAGGCTTCATCACCGTGCAGACCCGCCTCAACGGCGAGCCGCTGGAGGAATACCTCAAGCCGGTCGGCGGCGGTTATTTCTTCACCCTGCCGGGTGTCACGGGCGACAAGGACTTCATCGGTCGCTCGCTGCTCAACGCTACCCAACCCAAAACAACTGCATAA
- the efeO gene encoding iron uptake system protein EfeO, translated as MSKPTALQASPPRALRWAVAGSVIVMIAAGGLFYYASKLAAAKRQLNHDEVVVNIHPRSCEPNELTVPAGRSSFRIVNRSDRAVEWEILSGVLVIEERENIAPGLSQVINANLAPGTYTITCGLLSNPRGTLTVTPTAASEAAAKAKPSMVAFVGPLSEFRVYVAMHSSALIKAVKALNQAIDSGDLAQAQALYVPARAAYQRLAPAAQRLGELDNAINARADYFERREQDPGFTGFHRLEYGLFQQRKLDGLAPVAKRLLDDVTTLKLQLLAQSLPPEQLVAVVVRNLNTLADVRAASGEEERYSHSDLNGFAANVETARKVTDLLRPMLAKSAADLLPRVDSALADLDAELNSLKADGAYVRYDTVSGEQRKSLADKAKALADTLDDIDPALGLSGL; from the coding sequence ATGTCAAAGCCAACCGCTCTTCAGGCCTCCCCACCCCGCGCCCTGCGCTGGGCGGTGGCCGGCTCGGTGATCGTGATGATCGCCGCCGGCGGCCTGTTCTACTACGCCTCGAAACTGGCGGCGGCCAAGCGTCAGCTCAACCACGACGAAGTGGTGGTCAACATCCATCCGCGCAGTTGCGAGCCGAACGAGCTGACCGTGCCCGCCGGCCGCTCCAGCTTTCGCATCGTCAACCGCTCCGACCGGGCGGTGGAATGGGAAATCCTCAGCGGCGTGCTGGTGATCGAGGAACGGGAAAACATTGCGCCGGGCCTGAGCCAGGTGATCAACGCCAACCTTGCGCCCGGCACCTACACCATCACCTGCGGCCTGCTGAGCAACCCGCGCGGAACGCTGACCGTGACGCCGACCGCCGCCTCCGAGGCCGCCGCCAAGGCCAAGCCGTCGATGGTCGCGTTCGTCGGGCCGCTGTCGGAGTTCCGTGTGTACGTGGCCATGCACAGCAGCGCGCTGATCAAGGCCGTCAAGGCGCTGAACCAGGCCATCGACAGCGGCGACCTGGCCCAGGCCCAGGCGCTGTACGTGCCGGCCCGCGCCGCCTATCAACGTCTGGCCCCGGCCGCCCAGCGCCTGGGCGAACTGGACAACGCCATCAACGCCCGCGCCGACTACTTCGAGCGGCGCGAGCAGGATCCGGGGTTCACCGGATTCCATCGCCTGGAGTACGGGCTCTTCCAGCAGCGCAAGCTCGACGGCCTGGCCCCGGTGGCCAAGCGGCTGCTGGATGACGTGACCACGCTCAAGCTGCAGTTGCTGGCCCAGTCGCTGCCGCCGGAGCAACTGGTGGCCGTCGTGGTGCGCAACCTCAACACCCTCGCCGACGTGCGCGCCGCCAGCGGCGAGGAGGAACGCTACAGCCATAGCGACCTCAACGGTTTTGCGGCCAACGTCGAGACCGCCCGTAAGGTCACCGACTTGCTGCGCCCGATGCTGGCCAAATCCGCCGCCGACCTGCTGCCCAGGGTCGACAGCGCGCTCGCCGACCTCGACGCCGAACTCAACAGCCTCAAGGCCGATGGCGCTTACGTGCGCTACGACACCGTCAGCGGCGAGCAACGCAAGTCGCTTGCCGACAAGGCCAAGGCCCTGGCCGACACCCTCGACGACATTGACCCCGCCCTCGGCCTCTCCGGCCTGTAA
- a CDS encoding AraC family transcriptional regulator, with product MSEKDTIAIQLVREALLQSCAPGQATEEVLNKVGIVPALLQTDDSRVPASQYAKLWRLLARRGDDEFFGMDPRKLKSGSLEFLCRSAMAQPNLATGLASGLSFLSLMLDKLPAQLVHQQSLAEIVLLEDDPEPRRAFTYFTYWMIVHGVACWLAGRRIPILSIELRCAQPDFCDDYRVMFSQNLRFGRPRTRMIFAADCLDLPIKRSADELKRFLAHAPANILVKYRDPESLASRIRHDLRQLPAEQWPETEALAQQLCMSASTLRRRLAEEGQTWQGLKDGVRKELAIAWLAEPSISFAEIAARLGFADASSFYKAFRKWSGSNPGHYRSLILNEAV from the coding sequence ATGTCGGAAAAAGACACCATCGCCATTCAGCTCGTGCGCGAGGCGCTGCTGCAAAGCTGCGCACCGGGCCAGGCCACGGAAGAAGTGCTGAACAAGGTCGGGATCGTCCCGGCGCTGCTGCAGACCGACGACAGTCGGGTGCCGGCCTCCCAGTACGCAAAATTGTGGCGATTGCTGGCCCGGCGCGGCGATGACGAGTTCTTCGGCATGGATCCGCGCAAGCTCAAGTCCGGCAGCCTGGAGTTCCTCTGCCGCAGTGCGATGGCGCAACCCAACCTGGCCACGGGATTGGCCAGCGGGTTGAGCTTCCTGTCGCTGATGCTGGACAAGCTGCCGGCGCAACTGGTGCATCAGCAGAGCCTGGCGGAGATCGTCCTGCTGGAGGACGACCCCGAGCCGCGCCGGGCGTTCACCTATTTCACCTACTGGATGATCGTCCACGGCGTGGCCTGCTGGCTGGCCGGGCGGCGGATCCCGATCCTGTCCATCGAGTTGCGCTGTGCGCAGCCGGACTTCTGCGACGACTACCGGGTGATGTTTTCGCAGAACCTGCGCTTTGGCCGGCCGCGTACCCGGATGATCTTCGCCGCCGACTGCCTGGACCTGCCGATCAAGCGCAGCGCCGACGAACTCAAGCGCTTCCTGGCCCACGCCCCGGCCAACATCCTGGTGAAGTACCGCGACCCGGAAAGCCTGGCCAGCCGGATCCGCCACGACCTGCGCCAGTTGCCCGCCGAACAGTGGCCGGAAACCGAAGCGCTGGCCCAGCAGCTGTGCATGTCGGCCTCGACCTTGCGCCGCCGGCTGGCGGAAGAAGGGCAGACCTGGCAGGGCCTCAAGGACGGCGTGCGCAAGGAACTGGCCATCGCCTGGCTGGCGGAGCCGTCGATCAGTTTCGCCGAGATCGCCGCGCGCCTGGGGTTTGCCGATGCCAGTTCGTTCTACAAGGCGTTCCGCAAGTGGTCGGGGAGCAATCCCGGGCATTACCGCAGCCTGATCCTGAACGAGGCGGTCTGA
- a CDS encoding AMP-binding protein: MRDYLSATEQFNYQHTVDAALSGTLEALNACVECCDRHALPGRIALFWEGRDGASATYTFSDLQDQAARFANFLLAQGVRKGDKVAGLLPRNIELLITVFATWRIGAVYQPLFTAFGPKALEHRLNSSGAKVVVTDAVNRPKLAEVDGCPTVVTVGGAKGQGIVRGDFSFWAELANHSNVCEPVLLTGEDPFLLMFTSGTTGPSKALSVPLKAIVAFQSYTRDAVDLRPEDAFWNVADPGWAYGIYFGVTGPLSMGHPITFYDGPFTLESTCRVINKLGITNLTGSPTAYRLLIAGGDEFAKSIKGKLRIVSSAGEPLNPEVIRWFADNLDVVIHDHYGQTELGMVLCNHHGLEHPIHLGAAGFASPGHRIVVLDEQNAELGVGQPGILAIDRDRSPMCWFAGYEGAPTKAFVGHYYLSGDTVEWNPDGSISFVGRSDDVITTSGYRVGPFDVESALIEHPAVIEAAVVGKPDPERTELVKAFVVLNPQYRAEPALAEELRQHVRKRLAAHSYPREIEFVSDLPKTPSGKLQRFILRNQEIAKAQEAAAKHVSA, translated from the coding sequence ATGCGCGATTACTTGTCCGCCACCGAACAGTTCAACTATCAGCACACCGTGGACGCCGCCCTCAGCGGCACGCTCGAGGCGCTCAACGCCTGTGTCGAATGCTGTGACCGTCACGCCTTGCCGGGGCGCATCGCGCTGTTCTGGGAAGGCCGCGACGGCGCCAGCGCGACCTACACCTTCAGCGACCTGCAGGACCAGGCCGCGCGCTTCGCCAACTTCCTGCTCGCCCAGGGCGTGCGCAAGGGCGACAAGGTCGCCGGCCTGCTGCCGCGCAACATCGAACTGCTCATCACCGTGTTCGCCACCTGGCGCATCGGCGCGGTGTACCAGCCGCTATTCACCGCGTTCGGGCCCAAGGCCCTGGAACACCGCCTGAACAGCTCCGGCGCCAAGGTAGTGGTGACCGATGCGGTGAACCGGCCCAAGCTCGCCGAAGTCGACGGTTGCCCGACGGTGGTCACCGTCGGCGGCGCCAAAGGCCAGGGCATCGTGCGGGGCGACTTCAGTTTCTGGGCCGAGCTGGCCAACCATTCCAACGTCTGCGAACCGGTGCTGCTCACCGGCGAAGACCCGTTCCTGCTGATGTTCACCTCCGGCACCACCGGGCCTTCGAAAGCGCTGTCGGTGCCGCTCAAGGCCATCGTCGCCTTCCAGAGCTACACCCGCGACGCCGTGGACCTGCGCCCGGAAGACGCGTTCTGGAACGTGGCCGATCCGGGCTGGGCCTACGGCATTTATTTCGGCGTCACCGGGCCGTTGTCGATGGGGCACCCGATCACGTTCTACGACGGTCCGTTCACCCTCGAAAGCACCTGCCGGGTGATCAACAAGCTCGGCATCACCAACCTCACCGGATCGCCGACGGCCTACCGTCTGCTGATCGCCGGCGGCGACGAGTTCGCCAAGTCGATCAAGGGCAAGCTGCGCATCGTCAGCAGCGCCGGCGAGCCGCTGAACCCGGAGGTGATCCGCTGGTTTGCGGACAACCTGGACGTGGTCATCCACGACCATTACGGCCAGACCGAACTGGGCATGGTGCTGTGCAACCACCACGGCCTGGAGCACCCGATCCACCTGGGCGCCGCCGGCTTCGCCTCGCCGGGCCACCGTATCGTGGTGCTCGACGAGCAAAACGCCGAACTGGGCGTCGGCCAGCCCGGCATCCTCGCCATCGACCGCGACCGCTCGCCGATGTGCTGGTTCGCCGGCTACGAGGGCGCGCCGACCAAGGCCTTCGTCGGCCACTACTACCTGAGCGGCGACACCGTGGAGTGGAACCCCGACGGCAGCATCAGCTTCGTCGGCCGCAGCGACGACGTGATCACCACGTCCGGCTACCGGGTCGGCCCGTTCGATGTGGAAAGCGCGCTGATCGAGCACCCGGCGGTGATCGAGGCGGCGGTGGTCGGCAAGCCCGACCCAGAGCGCACCGAACTGGTGAAAGCCTTCGTGGTGCTCAACCCGCAGTACCGCGCCGAACCCGCGCTGGCCGAAGAGCTGCGCCAGCACGTGCGCAAGCGCCTGGCCGCGCACTCGTACCCCCGTGAAATCGAATTCGTCAGCGACTTGCCCAAGACCCCGAGCGGCAAGTTGCAGCGCTTCATCCTGCGCAACCAGGAAATCGCCAAGGCTCAAGAGGCCGCGGCGAAACACGTTTCAGCTTGA
- the efeU gene encoding iron uptake transporter permease EfeU, translating to MLVPFLIMLREGIEAALIVGIIASYLQQTGRGQWMPAVWIGVFLAAALALLVGGGLELVSAEFPQKQQELFEGVVGLVAVGILSSMVFWMRKVVRSIKHSLQASLDQALTASRHQVIALIAMVFFAVAREGLETVFFLLAVFQQSEGPAAPIGALLGLVLAVIVGFLIYTGSMRLNLSAFFRWTGLFILVVAAGILANSVQALHEAGLWNHLQTVLFDVSETLPMDGPLGSVLAGMFGYQDAPTVSTLGAYVIYLAVALAVFFYPAAAAGPKSADKSPSVSSQ from the coding sequence ATGCTCGTCCCTTTTCTGATCATGTTGCGCGAAGGCATCGAAGCCGCGCTGATCGTCGGCATCATCGCCAGCTACCTGCAACAGACCGGCCGCGGCCAATGGATGCCGGCGGTGTGGATCGGCGTGTTTCTCGCGGCGGCCCTGGCCCTGCTGGTGGGCGGCGGCCTGGAGCTGGTCAGCGCCGAATTTCCGCAGAAGCAACAGGAGCTGTTCGAAGGCGTGGTCGGCCTGGTGGCCGTGGGCATCCTCAGCTCCATGGTGTTCTGGATGCGCAAGGTGGTGCGCTCGATCAAGCACTCCTTGCAGGCGTCCCTGGACCAAGCCCTCACCGCCTCCAGGCACCAGGTCATCGCGCTGATCGCCATGGTGTTCTTCGCCGTCGCCCGGGAAGGCCTGGAAACCGTGTTCTTCCTGCTGGCGGTGTTCCAGCAGAGCGAAGGCCCGGCCGCGCCGATCGGCGCCCTGCTCGGCCTGGTCCTGGCGGTCATCGTCGGCTTCCTGATCTACACCGGCAGCATGCGCCTGAACCTCTCGGCGTTCTTCCGCTGGACCGGGCTGTTCATCCTTGTGGTCGCCGCCGGGATCCTCGCCAATTCCGTGCAGGCCCTGCATGAGGCCGGGCTGTGGAACCACCTGCAGACCGTTCTGTTCGACGTCAGCGAGACATTGCCGATGGACGGCCCGCTGGGCTCGGTGCTGGCCGGCATGTTCGGCTATCAGGACGCGCCGACCGTCAGCACCTTGGGCGCCTACGTGATCTATCTGGCGGTGGCGCTGGCGGTGTTCTTCTACCCGGCGGCGGCCGCCGGCCCCAAGTCCGCCGACAAATCTCCTTCCGTTTCCAGTCAGTAA